Proteins from a single region of Pseudomonas phenolilytica:
- the yjiA gene encoding GTPase: MSQAPIAVTVLTGFLGAGKTTLLRHMLQAEHGLKLAVIENEFSETPIDGQLLGSAPVELLTLANGCVCCSIHVELEKALYLLLDKLDSGELAFERLVIECTGLADPAPVAQTFFAGDELCERYVLDGIITLVDAANAERHLQESIAQAQVGFADRILLSKTDLVEAPAVEALSQRLQRINRRAPIHIVEHGRIELAELLDIRGFNLNADIAPAPALRPLLPATSKDRIATLVLHSERPLDMQRLSAFMEDLLERHGNALLRYKGVLEVAGEPRRLVFQGVLRLYGFDWDAEWAEDEARRSVLVFIGDNLPEAEIRAGFAAVQA; the protein is encoded by the coding sequence ATGTCGCAAGCCCCCATCGCGGTCACCGTGCTGACCGGCTTTCTCGGCGCCGGCAAGACCACCCTGCTCAGGCACATGCTGCAGGCCGAGCATGGCCTGAAGCTGGCGGTGATCGAGAACGAGTTCAGCGAGACGCCCATCGACGGCCAGCTGCTCGGCAGTGCGCCCGTCGAGCTGCTGACCCTGGCCAACGGCTGCGTCTGCTGTTCGATCCATGTCGAGCTGGAGAAGGCGCTGTACCTGCTGCTGGACAAGCTGGACAGCGGCGAGCTGGCCTTCGAGCGCCTGGTCATCGAATGCACCGGGCTGGCTGATCCGGCGCCGGTGGCGCAGACCTTCTTCGCCGGCGACGAGCTGTGCGAGCGCTACGTGCTCGACGGCATCATCACCCTGGTCGACGCGGCCAATGCCGAGCGCCATCTGCAGGAATCCATCGCCCAGGCGCAGGTCGGTTTTGCCGACCGCATCCTGCTGAGCAAAACCGATCTGGTCGAAGCGCCGGCGGTCGAGGCGCTGAGCCAGCGCCTGCAGCGGATCAACCGCCGCGCGCCGATCCATATCGTCGAGCACGGGCGCATCGAACTGGCCGAACTGCTCGATATCCGCGGCTTCAACCTCAACGCCGACATCGCCCCGGCGCCGGCGCTGCGGCCGCTGCTGCCGGCGACCAGCAAGGACCGCATCGCCACACTGGTACTGCACAGCGAGCGCCCGCTGGACATGCAGCGCCTGAGCGCCTTCATGGAAGACCTGCTGGAGCGCCACGGCAATGCGCTGCTGCGCTACAAGGGTGTGCTGGAGGTGGCTGGCGAGCCGCGCCGACTGGTGTTTCAGGGCGTGCTCAGGCTGTACGGCTTCGACTGGGACGCCGAATGGGCCGAAGACGAGGCGCGGCGCAGCGTGCTGGTGTTCATCGGCGACAACCTGCCGGAAGCCGAGATCCGCGCCGGCTTCGCCGCAGTACAGGCGTAG
- a CDS encoding YbdD/YjiX family protein, translating into MFNDLSRMGKYLGQAARMLVGMPDYDTYLEHMRNTHPDQPVMSYEAFFRERQDARYGGGKGRPIRCC; encoded by the coding sequence GTGTTCAACGACCTCAGCCGCATGGGCAAGTACCTCGGCCAGGCCGCGCGCATGCTGGTCGGCATGCCCGACTACGACACCTACCTCGAGCACATGCGCAACACGCACCCGGACCAGCCGGTGATGAGCTACGAGGCGTTCTTCCGCGAGCGCCAGGATGCTCGTTATGGCGGTGGCAAAGGGCGGCCGATCCGCTGCTGTTGA
- a CDS encoding carbon starvation CstA family protein: MNRLVSQLAWFALAVLGAVALGVVALRRGEAINALWIVVAAMAIYLVAYRYYSLFIATKVMQLDPARATPAVLNNDGLDFVPTNKHVLFGHHFAAIAGAGPLVGPVLAAQMGYLPGTLWLIAGVVLAGAVQDFMVLFLSTRRNARSLGDMVREEMGRIPGTIALFGCFLIMIIILAVLALIVVKALAHSPWGMFTVMATIPIAMFMGVYMRYLRPGRIGEISIIGVALLLGSIWLGGEISTDPYWAGVFTFTGEQITWMLVGYGFVAAVLPVWLILAPRDYLSTFLKIGTIVALAIGILILAPELKMPALTQFTDGTGPVWKGALFPFLFITIACGAVSGFHALISSGTTPKLLANETHARYIGYGGMLMESMVAIMAMVAAAVIEPGVYFAMNSPPAVVGADVASVAAAVSNWGFAITPEALEGVARDIGETSILNRAGGAPTLAVGIAQILHQVLPGENTMAFWYHFAILFEALFILTAVDAGTRAGRFMLQDLLGNFVPALKRTDSWGANVIATAGCVALWGYLLYQGVIDPLGGINTLWPLFGISNQMLAGIALMLCSVVLIKMKRQQYVWVTLLPALWLLICTTVASLIKLFDANPAVGFLALADKYRTALDAGQVLAPAKDLGQMQNVIMNAYTNAGLTVLFLVVVFSILFYALKVGRAAWIRSERTDKEMPFESMPSA; the protein is encoded by the coding sequence ATGAACCGATTGGTCAGCCAGCTCGCCTGGTTCGCCCTCGCAGTGCTGGGCGCCGTCGCCCTCGGTGTCGTCGCACTGCGCCGCGGCGAAGCCATCAACGCACTCTGGATCGTGGTCGCCGCCATGGCGATCTACCTGGTCGCCTACCGCTACTACAGCCTGTTCATCGCCACCAAGGTGATGCAGCTGGACCCCGCCCGCGCCACCCCGGCCGTGCTCAACAATGACGGTCTGGACTTCGTGCCGACCAACAAGCACGTGCTGTTCGGCCATCACTTCGCCGCCATCGCTGGCGCCGGCCCGCTGGTCGGCCCGGTACTCGCCGCGCAGATGGGCTACCTGCCCGGCACGCTCTGGCTGATCGCCGGCGTGGTGCTGGCCGGTGCGGTGCAGGACTTCATGGTCCTGTTCCTCTCCACGCGCCGCAACGCCCGTTCGCTGGGCGACATGGTGCGCGAGGAGATGGGCCGCATCCCCGGCACGATCGCGCTGTTCGGCTGCTTCCTGATCATGATCATCATCCTCGCGGTGCTCGCGTTGATCGTGGTGAAGGCGCTGGCGCACAGCCCATGGGGCATGTTCACGGTGATGGCGACCATCCCGATCGCCATGTTCATGGGCGTGTACATGCGCTACCTGCGTCCGGGACGCATCGGCGAGATTTCCATCATCGGCGTGGCACTGCTGCTCGGCTCGATCTGGCTCGGCGGGGAGATTTCCACCGATCCGTACTGGGCTGGCGTGTTCACCTTCACCGGCGAGCAGATCACCTGGATGCTGGTCGGCTACGGCTTCGTCGCCGCAGTGCTGCCGGTATGGCTGATCCTCGCGCCGCGTGACTACCTGTCGACCTTCCTCAAGATCGGCACCATTGTCGCGCTGGCCATCGGCATCCTGATCCTCGCGCCCGAGCTGAAGATGCCGGCGCTGACCCAGTTCACCGACGGCACCGGCCCGGTGTGGAAGGGCGCACTGTTCCCGTTCCTCTTCATCACCATCGCCTGCGGCGCGGTATCCGGCTTCCATGCGCTGATCAGCTCGGGCACCACACCCAAGCTGCTGGCCAACGAGACCCATGCCCGCTACATCGGTTACGGCGGCATGCTGATGGAGTCGATGGTCGCCATCATGGCGATGGTCGCCGCCGCGGTGATCGAGCCGGGCGTGTACTTCGCCATGAACAGCCCGCCGGCAGTGGTCGGTGCCGACGTCGCCAGCGTGGCTGCGGCGGTCAGCAACTGGGGCTTCGCCATCACCCCGGAAGCGCTGGAAGGCGTCGCCCGCGACATCGGCGAAACCAGCATCCTCAACCGCGCCGGCGGCGCGCCGACGCTCGCCGTGGGTATCGCGCAGATCCTCCACCAGGTGCTGCCGGGCGAGAACACCATGGCGTTCTGGTACCACTTCGCGATCCTGTTCGAGGCACTGTTCATCCTCACCGCGGTGGACGCCGGCACCCGTGCCGGGCGCTTCATGCTGCAGGACCTGCTCGGCAACTTCGTGCCGGCGCTCAAGCGCACCGACTCCTGGGGCGCCAACGTGATCGCCACCGCCGGTTGCGTGGCGCTGTGGGGCTACCTGCTGTACCAGGGCGTGATCGACCCGCTGGGCGGCATCAATACCCTGTGGCCGCTGTTCGGCATCTCCAACCAGATGCTCGCCGGTATCGCGCTGATGCTCTGCAGCGTGGTGCTGATCAAGATGAAGCGTCAGCAGTACGTCTGGGTCACCCTGCTGCCGGCCCTGTGGCTGCTGATCTGCACCACTGTCGCCAGCCTGATCAAGCTGTTCGACGCCAACCCGGCGGTGGGCTTCCTCGCCCTGGCCGACAAGTACCGCACCGCGCTTGACGCCGGCCAGGTACTGGCGCCGGCCAAGGACCTCGGGCAGATGCAGAACGTGATCATGAACGCCTACACCAACGCCGGTCTGACCGTGCTGTTCCTGGTGGTGGTGTTCAGTATCCTGTTCTATGCGTTGAAGGTCGGCCGCGCCGCCTGGATTCGCAGCGAGCGCACGGACAAGGAAATGCCCTTCGAGAGCATGCCCAGCGCCTGA
- a CDS encoding cache domain-containing protein, whose translation MQLKHKIVALGILPLLLAVAIICALVLLQNQRLGEQQVQLIESAILSSKQAELKNYVAMALSVIAPLHAGGRGDAAAQRQALDALGKISFGEDGYLFVYDDRGRNLMHPRQAELVGRDLWHMTDIHGLPVIQALLKSAISGDGFQRYSWRKPSSGQETDKLAYVTMLDGWGWMVGTGIYLEDIEQATRQVRSEVASGIRATMIAIAGVTLIVVLVVFIGSLMLSIKEHRLADRKLQALNQRLLSLQEDERSRVSRELHDGISQLLVSIKFQFELAAHQLQRGASGGLDSLEQAIERLGGAIGEVRRISHDLRPSLLDTLGLSATIGQLATEFEQRCGLTVVCRQQLGDAPLPDAVAVALFRIVQEALTNIERHARASLVQIDLAPSADGVQLQVRDDGIGFDPRTIERMPGGIGLRNIRERVEHLGGQLSLSSSSEGSAMHVVLPVSAS comes from the coding sequence ATGCAGCTCAAGCACAAAATCGTTGCCCTCGGCATCCTGCCGCTGCTGCTGGCGGTGGCGATCATCTGCGCACTGGTGCTGCTGCAGAACCAGCGGCTCGGCGAGCAGCAGGTACAGCTGATCGAGAGCGCCATCCTGTCCAGCAAGCAGGCCGAGCTGAAGAACTACGTGGCGATGGCGTTGAGCGTGATCGCACCGCTGCACGCTGGCGGGCGCGGCGACGCCGCGGCGCAGAGGCAGGCGCTGGATGCGCTGGGCAAGATCAGTTTCGGCGAGGATGGCTACCTGTTCGTCTACGACGACCGCGGTCGCAACCTGATGCATCCGCGCCAGGCCGAGCTGGTCGGCCGCGATCTCTGGCACATGACCGACATCCACGGCCTGCCGGTGATTCAAGCGCTGCTCAAGAGCGCCATCAGCGGCGACGGCTTCCAGCGCTACTCCTGGCGCAAGCCATCGAGTGGGCAGGAAACCGACAAGCTGGCCTACGTGACCATGCTTGATGGCTGGGGCTGGATGGTCGGCACCGGCATCTACCTGGAAGACATCGAGCAGGCCACCCGGCAGGTGCGCTCGGAGGTGGCCAGCGGTATCCGCGCGACGATGATCGCCATCGCCGGGGTGACGCTGATCGTGGTGCTGGTGGTGTTCATCGGCAGCCTGATGTTGAGCATCAAGGAGCACCGTCTGGCCGACCGCAAGCTGCAGGCACTCAACCAGCGTCTGCTCAGCCTGCAGGAGGACGAGCGCTCGCGGGTGTCGCGCGAGCTGCATGACGGCATCAGCCAGCTGCTGGTGTCGATCAAGTTCCAGTTCGAGCTGGCCGCTCACCAGCTGCAGCGCGGCGCCAGCGGCGGCCTGGACAGCCTCGAACAGGCCATCGAACGGCTTGGCGGCGCCATCGGCGAGGTACGGCGCATCTCCCACGATCTGCGCCCCTCGCTGCTCGACACCCTCGGGCTGTCGGCGACCATCGGCCAGCTGGCCACGGAATTCGAGCAGCGGTGTGGATTGACGGTGGTCTGCCGCCAGCAGCTGGGCGATGCACCGTTGCCCGATGCGGTGGCGGTGGCGCTGTTTCGTATCGTCCAGGAAGCGCTGACCAACATCGAACGGCATGCCCGCGCCAGCCTGGTTCAGATCGACCTCGCGCCGAGCGCCGACGGCGTGCAGCTGCAAGTGCGCGACGATGGCATCGGCTTCGATCCGCGCACCATCGAGCGCATGCCCGGCGGCATCGGCCTGCGCAACATCCGCGAGCGGGTCGAGCACCTCGGCGGACAACTCAGTCTTTCGTCCAGCTCTGAGGGCAGCGCGATGCATGTAGTATTGCCGGTCTCGGCGAGTTGA
- a CDS encoding response regulator: protein MISGTPIRIALVDDHTLVRDGIRALLAVMPQIEVVGEADSGAAALELLEQVQPDLLLLDIGLKDTNGLELTRRLCQLYPRLQVLMLSMYDNLEYVRSSIHAGARGYVLKDSSAREIIAAIEAVAAGGTFYSAEITRRLAEQRQDAAAHNLTPREEQILQMLARGLDSKAMARELAISVRTVETHRLSIRRKLNIDGTAALIKYALSIAPR from the coding sequence ATGATTTCCGGCACCCCGATCCGCATAGCCCTCGTCGATGACCACACGCTGGTGCGCGACGGCATTCGCGCGCTGCTGGCCGTGATGCCGCAGATCGAGGTGGTTGGCGAGGCGGACAGCGGCGCCGCGGCGCTCGAACTGCTCGAACAGGTACAACCGGACCTGCTGCTGCTGGACATCGGCCTGAAGGACACCAACGGCCTGGAGCTGACCCGGCGCCTGTGCCAGCTGTACCCGCGGCTGCAGGTGTTGATGCTGAGCATGTACGACAACCTCGAATACGTGCGCAGTTCGATCCATGCCGGCGCGCGTGGCTACGTTCTCAAGGATTCCTCGGCGCGGGAGATCATCGCCGCGATCGAGGCGGTCGCCGCCGGCGGCACCTTCTACAGCGCGGAAATCACCCGTCGACTGGCCGAACAGCGGCAGGACGCCGCCGCGCACAACCTCACCCCGCGCGAGGAGCAGATCCTGCAGATGCTTGCCCGCGGTCTGGACAGCAAGGCGATGGCGCGGGAACTGGCGATCAGCGTGCGCACCGTGGAAACCCACCGGCTGAGCATCCGCCGCAAGCTGAACATCGACGGCACGGCGGCGCTGATCAAGTACGCGCTGAGCATCGCCCCGCGCTAG
- a CDS encoding methyltransferase family protein, giving the protein MFKRANGVLLPPPLIYLLFLAAAWALDGLLPLGLPQNLWTHYLGWGLIDAGVVLMLWAGLLMLWRRTTVNPYGTPAKLLEEGPFRFSRNPIYLADSLIYVGIALLWGTLWPWLLLPLLIYSMQRGVIVHEERLLNELFGDAYRDYCRRVRRWL; this is encoded by the coding sequence ATGTTCAAGCGTGCCAATGGCGTCCTGCTGCCACCCCCGCTGATCTACCTGCTGTTTCTCGCCGCCGCCTGGGCGCTCGATGGGTTGCTGCCGCTCGGGCTGCCGCAGAATCTGTGGACGCACTATCTCGGCTGGGGGCTGATCGACGCCGGTGTGGTGCTGATGCTCTGGGCCGGCTTGCTGATGCTCTGGCGGCGCACCACGGTCAATCCTTACGGCACGCCGGCGAAGCTGTTGGAAGAGGGGCCGTTCCGCTTCTCGCGCAATCCGATCTACCTGGCCGACAGCCTGATCTACGTCGGCATCGCCTTGCTGTGGGGCACGCTGTGGCCGTGGTTGCTGCTGCCGCTGCTGATCTACAGCATGCAGCGCGGGGTGATCGTCCACGAGGAGCGCCTGCTGAACGAGCTGTTCGGCGACGCTTACCGTGACTATTGCCGACGCGTGCGCCGCTGGTTGTGA
- a CDS encoding PilZ domain-containing protein, with amino-acid sequence MTDSPSDRRRFQRIEFDATTELSQGERCWPVELHDLSLRGLLVRRPQQWDADAAQPFQVRVRLSGDAEVRMEVTMAHEEGELIGFACQHIDLDSIAHLRRLVELNLGDETLLERELAALGGF; translated from the coding sequence ATGACTGATTCCCCCAGCGACCGTCGGCGCTTCCAGCGCATCGAGTTCGACGCCACCACCGAGCTGAGCCAGGGCGAGCGGTGCTGGCCGGTGGAGCTGCATGATCTGTCGCTCCGGGGCCTGCTGGTGCGCCGGCCGCAGCAGTGGGACGCCGACGCCGCGCAACCGTTTCAGGTGCGGGTGCGGCTGTCCGGTGACGCGGAGGTGCGCATGGAGGTGACGATGGCCCACGAGGAGGGCGAGCTTATCGGTTTCGCCTGCCAGCACATCGACCTCGACTCGATCGCCCACCTGCGCCGGCTGGTCGAACTCAACCTCGGCGACGAGACGTTGCTGGAGCGCGAGCTGGCGGCGCTGGGCGGTTTCTAG
- the radA gene encoding DNA repair protein RadA, whose product MAKAKRMYGCTECGSTFPKWAGQCGDCGAWNTLVETVVEAAPAASGRAGWAGDQANIKTLAEVSVEEVPRFSTASGELDRVLGGGLVDGSVVLIGGDPGIGKSTILLQTLCAIAQRYPALYVTGEESQQQVAMRARRLDLPQDKLKVMTETCIESIIATARLEKPKVMVIDSIQTIFTEQLQSAPGGVAQVRESAALLVRYAKQSGTAIFLVGHVTKEGALAGPRVLEHMVDTVLYFEGESDGRLRLLRAVKNRFGAVNELGVFGMTDKGLKEVTNPSAIFLTRAQEAVPGSVVMATWEGTRPMLVEVQALVDTSHLANPRRVTLGLDQNRLAMLLAVLHRHGSIPTYDQDVFINVVGGVKVLETAADLALMAAVISSLRNRPLDTDLLVFGEVGLSGEIRPVPSGQERLKEGAKHGFKRAIVPKGNAPKEAPSGLQIIAVTRLEQALDALFE is encoded by the coding sequence ATGGCCAAGGCCAAGCGCATGTATGGCTGCACCGAATGCGGCTCGACCTTCCCCAAGTGGGCCGGCCAATGCGGCGACTGCGGCGCCTGGAATACGCTGGTGGAAACCGTCGTCGAGGCCGCTCCCGCAGCGTCGGGGCGTGCCGGCTGGGCCGGTGATCAGGCCAACATCAAGACGCTGGCCGAAGTCAGCGTGGAAGAAGTGCCGCGCTTCTCCACCGCCTCCGGCGAGCTGGACCGCGTGCTCGGCGGCGGCCTGGTGGACGGCTCGGTGGTGCTGATCGGCGGCGACCCCGGGATCGGCAAGTCGACCATCCTGCTGCAGACCCTGTGCGCCATCGCCCAGCGCTATCCGGCACTGTACGTCACCGGTGAGGAATCCCAGCAGCAGGTCGCGATGCGCGCGCGCCGCCTGGACCTGCCGCAGGACAAACTCAAGGTGATGACCGAAACCTGCATCGAGTCGATCATCGCCACCGCCCGGCTGGAAAAGCCCAAGGTGATGGTGATCGACTCGATCCAGACCATCTTCACCGAGCAGCTGCAGTCCGCGCCCGGCGGCGTCGCCCAGGTGCGCGAGAGCGCGGCGCTGCTGGTGCGCTACGCCAAGCAGAGCGGCACGGCGATCTTCCTGGTCGGGCACGTCACCAAGGAAGGCGCCCTGGCCGGGCCGCGCGTGCTCGAGCATATGGTCGACACGGTGCTCTATTTCGAGGGCGAGTCCGACGGCCGCCTGCGCCTGTTGCGCGCGGTGAAGAACCGCTTCGGCGCGGTGAACGAACTCGGCGTGTTCGGCATGACCGACAAGGGTCTGAAGGAAGTCACCAACCCCTCGGCGATCTTCCTCACCCGCGCCCAGGAGGCGGTGCCGGGCAGCGTGGTCATGGCCACGTGGGAAGGCACCCGGCCGATGCTGGTGGAGGTGCAGGCGCTGGTCGACACCAGCCACCTGGCCAACCCGCGCCGCGTCACCCTGGGCCTCGACCAGAACCGCCTGGCCATGCTGCTGGCCGTGCTGCATCGCCATGGCAGCATCCCGACCTACGACCAGGACGTGTTCATCAACGTGGTCGGCGGCGTGAAGGTACTGGAAACCGCGGCGGATCTGGCGCTGATGGCCGCGGTGATCTCCAGCCTGCGCAACCGGCCGCTGGATACCGATCTGTTGGTATTCGGCGAAGTGGGCCTGTCCGGCGAGATCCGCCCGGTGCCGAGCGGTCAGGAGCGCCTGAAGGAGGGCGCCAAGCACGGCTTCAAGCGCGCCATCGTCCCCAAGGGCAACGCGCCGAAGGAGGCGCCGAGCGGGCTGCAGATCATCGCGGTGACGCGTCTGGAACAGGCGCTCGACGCGCTGTTCGAGTGA
- a CDS encoding CopD family protein, whose product MRHLLFLHLLGASVWVGGHLVLLFGVLPKALRQRDPQPVRNFEQIYERIGIPALLIQIVTGLWMASLWLPHAQWFGATPAAQLIQAKLVLLGLTAVLGVHARLALIPKLDAQRLPQLGAHIVLITLTAVAFVWVGAGFRFGGLF is encoded by the coding sequence ATGCGTCATCTGTTGTTTCTGCACCTGCTGGGCGCCAGCGTCTGGGTCGGCGGCCATCTGGTGCTGCTGTTCGGCGTGTTGCCCAAGGCGCTGCGCCAGCGCGACCCGCAGCCGGTGCGCAACTTCGAGCAGATCTACGAGCGTATCGGCATTCCGGCGCTGCTGATCCAGATCGTCACGGGCTTGTGGATGGCCAGCCTGTGGCTACCGCATGCACAGTGGTTCGGCGCGACGCCGGCGGCGCAGCTGATCCAGGCCAAGCTGGTGCTGCTCGGGCTGACCGCAGTGCTGGGCGTGCACGCGCGGCTGGCGCTGATTCCCAAACTCGACGCGCAACGTTTGCCGCAACTGGGCGCGCATATCGTGCTGATCACGCTGACCGCCGTGGCATTCGTCTGGGTTGGCGCGGGATTCCGCTTCGGCGGGCTGTTCTGA
- a CDS encoding YdcH family protein has product MHVEHHPLVKDFPEKREQLQKLRQEDPAFARKADDYEALDKRICRVEDGVETLDDAALNALKQERVNLKDDIARDLKRAGGSCCGGCCG; this is encoded by the coding sequence ATGCACGTTGAACACCACCCCCTGGTCAAGGATTTCCCCGAAAAGCGCGAGCAGCTGCAGAAACTGCGTCAGGAAGATCCGGCTTTCGCCCGCAAGGCCGATGACTACGAAGCGCTGGACAAGCGCATCTGCCGCGTCGAAGACGGCGTTGAAACCCTCGACGATGCCGCACTGAACGCCCTCAAGCAGGAGCGTGTGAATCTGAAAGACGACATCGCCCGCGACCTCAAGCGCGCCGGTGGCAGCTGCTGCGGCGGTTGCTGCGGCTGA
- the mscL gene encoding large-conductance mechanosensitive channel protein MscL translates to MSLISEFKAFAMRGNVIDMAVGIIIGAAFGKIVSSFVDGVVMPPLGLLIGGVDFSDLAIVLKEAVGETPAVLLRYGAFIQTVVDFLIVAFAIFIAIKAMNSLRRKEAEAPAAPPAPTKEELLLTEIRDLLREQNRNQP, encoded by the coding sequence ATGAGCCTGATCAGCGAATTCAAGGCGTTTGCCATGCGCGGCAATGTGATCGACATGGCCGTCGGTATCATCATCGGGGCGGCGTTCGGCAAGATCGTTTCTTCGTTCGTCGACGGAGTGGTGATGCCGCCGCTGGGGCTGCTGATCGGTGGCGTGGATTTCTCCGATCTGGCGATCGTGCTCAAGGAGGCGGTTGGCGAAACCCCGGCAGTGCTGCTGCGCTACGGCGCGTTCATCCAGACGGTGGTGGATTTCCTGATTGTCGCGTTCGCCATCTTCATCGCGATCAAGGCAATGAACTCGCTGCGTCGCAAGGAGGCCGAAGCGCCCGCCGCGCCGCCGGCGCCGACCAAGGAGGAGCTGCTGCTCACCGAGATCCGCGACCTGCTGCGTGAGCAGAACCGCAACCAGCCCTGA
- a CDS encoding nitric oxide reductase activation protein NorD: MAEAEDVVTDVARHATVYVQALWRRRRESTAPARPTLADVADHLDLLLHASLGQRFTLRAAQPPAPPTLLEKLFRRVEAPYLQHAVPATDGRTIWLPARLDTADPADARTLYRTLALQQAVRARRGAAALVQRIESPLQRSLFVLLEAWAADTHLIAQLPGLRAAIQQQRNQLLAARPPLARFSAARQPLEALLRRLLQSPSDAAPDELPTCFDGHQALQLAARLAARLYPHGEPAGATLLPDLWTGELRAPSRLDPLDATTTAPDPAAAPPRSARLPRRPQVREAADDEDDDTQPGIWMVQPSPPLEHAEDPLGMQRPSDRDEATAAEDFADSLSELNEARLVVSPGSPKEVLLSDDPPEPRARFSRNTPNATAALRYPEWDYRSRSYRHPGAQVLLLPAEPGPQQWIEQTLERHRSMLATIRRQFEQLSARRLRLRRQLDGDEVDLDAYLDGLAEARAGLSMPQALYQTQRLQQHDLAIMLLVDASGSTDGWLSNHRRVIDVEREALLLVCLALDGLGEPYSVQSFSGQGPNAVTVRSLKAFGERYGESVGRRIAGLEPEHYTRAGTAIRHASSLLMQQPATHRLLLLLSDGKPNDVDEYEGRYGVEDLRQSITEARLQGIRPFCLTIDRQAASYLPAVFGVHQYALLPKPELLPRVLLDWLRRLIAA; the protein is encoded by the coding sequence ATGGCCGAAGCCGAAGACGTCGTCACCGACGTTGCCCGCCACGCCACCGTTTACGTTCAGGCGCTCTGGCGCCGACGGCGTGAATCGACGGCACCGGCGCGGCCGACCCTGGCGGACGTCGCCGACCACCTCGACCTGCTGCTGCATGCCAGCCTCGGCCAACGCTTCACCCTGCGCGCGGCGCAGCCGCCGGCGCCACCTACGTTGCTGGAGAAACTGTTCCGCCGCGTCGAGGCGCCCTATCTACAGCACGCCGTGCCGGCCACCGATGGCCGCACGATCTGGCTGCCGGCACGCCTGGACACGGCCGATCCGGCCGACGCCCGCACGCTGTACCGCACCCTCGCCCTGCAACAGGCAGTGCGCGCGCGGCGCGGCGCGGCGGCGCTGGTGCAACGCATCGAATCTCCGCTGCAGCGCAGCCTGTTCGTGCTGCTCGAAGCCTGGGCGGCGGATACGCACCTGATCGCGCAGCTGCCGGGCCTGCGCGCTGCCATACAGCAGCAGCGCAACCAGCTGCTGGCCGCGCGGCCGCCGCTGGCCCGCTTCAGTGCCGCGCGCCAGCCGCTGGAAGCCCTCCTGCGCCGATTGCTGCAGTCGCCAAGCGACGCTGCGCCCGACGAGCTGCCCACATGCTTCGACGGCCATCAGGCGTTGCAGCTGGCGGCACGGCTGGCGGCCCGTCTCTATCCACACGGCGAACCGGCTGGCGCCACGCTGCTGCCCGACCTGTGGACCGGCGAGCTGCGCGCACCGTCCCGGCTGGATCCGCTCGACGCGACGACGACCGCACCGGACCCCGCCGCCGCACCACCGCGCAGCGCTCGCCTGCCGCGTCGGCCGCAGGTGCGCGAGGCGGCCGATGACGAGGACGACGACACTCAGCCGGGCATCTGGATGGTGCAGCCTTCGCCTCCGCTGGAACATGCCGAGGACCCGCTCGGCATGCAGCGCCCCAGTGATCGCGACGAGGCGACCGCGGCCGAGGACTTCGCCGACTCGCTCAGCGAGCTCAACGAGGCGCGACTGGTGGTCAGCCCCGGCAGCCCGAAGGAAGTCCTGCTGTCCGACGACCCACCCGAGCCGCGCGCGCGCTTCAGCCGCAACACGCCGAACGCCACCGCCGCCCTGCGCTACCCGGAGTGGGACTACCGCAGCCGAAGTTACCGCCATCCGGGCGCGCAGGTGCTGTTGTTGCCGGCAGAGCCCGGACCACAGCAGTGGATCGAACAGACGCTCGAACGCCATCGCAGCATGCTGGCGACCATCCGCCGGCAGTTCGAGCAGCTCAGCGCACGGCGTCTGCGTCTGCGCCGCCAGCTGGATGGCGACGAGGTGGATCTGGACGCCTACCTCGACGGCCTCGCCGAGGCCCGCGCCGGCCTGAGCATGCCGCAGGCGCTGTACCAGACGCAGCGACTGCAGCAGCATGACCTGGCGATCATGCTGCTGGTCGATGCCAGCGGCTCCACCGACGGCTGGCTGAGCAATCACCGCCGGGTCATCGACGTCGAGCGCGAGGCGTTGCTGCTGGTGTGCCTGGCGCTCGACGGGCTGGGCGAGCCCTACAGCGTGCAGAGCTTCTCCGGTCAGGGACCGAACGCAGTGACGGTGCGCAGCCTCAAGGCCTTCGGCGAGCGCTACGGCGAAAGCGTCGGCCGGCGCATTGCCGGGCTGGAACCGGAGCACTACACCCGCGCCGGCACCGCCATCCGCCACGCCAGCAGCCTGCTGATGCAGCAGCCGGCGACGCACCGGCTGCTGTTGCTGCTCTCCGATGGCAAGCCCAACGACGTTGACGAATACGAAGGCCGCTATGGCGTCGAGGACCTGCGCCAGTCGATCACCGAGGCACGGTTGCAGGGCATCCGGCCGTTCTGCCTGACCATCGACCGTCAGGCCGCCAGCTACCTCCCGGCCGTGTTCGGCGTGCACCAGTACGCCCTGCTGCCCAAGCCAGAGCTGCTGCCACGCGTGCTGCTGGACTGGCTCAGGCGACTGATCGCCGCCTGA